From the genome of Epinephelus moara isolate mb chromosome 10, YSFRI_EMoa_1.0, whole genome shotgun sequence, one region includes:
- the LOC126396906 gene encoding transcription factor 7-like 1-B gives MSAKHMDLHPESQHAMKEMNERDLLSIQGTLKVDLVDTANLPTLSLSSPPPSSPVVPAGKNIAIHPQPVESLGGGGDDGCLPLAAAPVKSAPGLNAEQMQHVSSAAASYCAAPPQTCNNVPLTKLPEGLTQNLRPVGVVLSNHLLCVCLCLQRNNVLVTKLPEGLTQNLRPVGEVRGELVYEIPADSFTLSDSAAPPPSQNKKKSNRKPKCEDKQDDIKMPLNAFMLFLKEKRLKLAAELAMTESAVVNAVLGHRWRTLSKEEKAKYYEAARKEKELHEQQYPDWSPHSGKKKKKEKPKHHKKKSSPSVK, from the exons ATGTCTGCCAAACACATGGATCTGCATCCAGAGTCTCAACATGCTATGAAGGAGATGAACGAGAGAGACCTGCTCTCCATTCAGGGGACACTGAAAGTGGATTTGGTGGACACAGCCAACCTACCCACTCTGTCTCTATCTTCACCTCCACCATCTTCTCCTGTTGTCCCTGCTGGTAAAAACATCGCCATCCACCCTCAGCCAGTGGAAAGCCTGGGTGGTGGAGGAGATGATGGGTGCCTCCCCCTGGCAGCAGCCCCAGTGAAGTCTGCTCCAGGTCTGAATGCTGAACAAATGCAACATGTCTCGAGTGCAGCTGCCAGTTACTGCGCTGCTCCTCCACAAACA TGTAACAATGTGCCACTGACAAAGCTTCCTGAAGGCCTGACCCAGAACCTGCGTCCTGTTGGAGTGGT CTTGTCTAACcacctgctctgtgtgtgtttgtgtctccagCGTAACAATGTCTTAGTGACAAAGCTTCCTGAGGGCCTGACCCAGAACCTGCGTCCTGTTGGAGAGGT GAGGGGAGAGCTGGTGTACGAGATCCCAGCAGACAGTTTCACTCTTTCCgactctgctgctcctccaccGTCACAGAACAAGAAGAAGTCAAA CAGAAAGCCAAAGTGTGAAGACAAACAGGACGATATAAAGATGCCGCTAAATGCCTTCATGCTGTTCTTGAAAGAAAAGAGGCTGAAATTGGCAGCCGAACTGGCCATGACTGAAAGTGCGGTGGTGAACGCTGTGCTGGGACACAGG TGGAGAACACTGTCAAAGGAGGAGAAGGCCAAATACTATGAAGCAGCACGCAAAGAGAAAGAGCTCCATGAGCAACAGTACCCGGACTGGTCACCCCACTCT ggcaaaaagaaaaagaaggagaagcCAAAGCACCACAAGAAAAAGTCATCTCCgtctgtaaaataa